In one window of uncultured Acetobacteroides sp. DNA:
- a CDS encoding NADH:ubiquinone oxidoreductase has protein sequence MLDELKILRDHGIQYVKDLRGATLTPLFRGRPVINLDVPQADVDALVDMCPSRAIGSAPLCIDLGKCVFCRECEFAFPTAIQFTNDFRIAANRREDLIVRAGEDKPIRLDVSSIRPEIRKTLRNSLKLRQVSAGGEGSCEMELNASCNVNFDMGRLGIEFVASPRHADGVVITGPVSANMAQALQVCFDATPDPKVVVLVGSDAISGGLFAGSPALDRSFVEANHIDLYVPGNPAHPLTFINGLMDMLGIEDR, from the coding sequence ATGCTCGACGAACTCAAAATACTCCGCGACCACGGAATCCAGTACGTAAAAGATTTACGTGGTGCAACGCTTACCCCGTTGTTTAGGGGCCGTCCTGTTATTAACCTCGACGTACCACAGGCCGATGTGGATGCGCTGGTGGACATGTGCCCCAGCAGGGCAATCGGTTCAGCGCCGCTCTGCATTGATCTGGGCAAATGCGTCTTCTGCCGCGAGTGCGAGTTTGCCTTTCCAACGGCCATACAGTTTACCAACGACTTTAGGATTGCTGCCAACCGCCGCGAGGATCTTATCGTGAGGGCAGGGGAGGATAAGCCCATTCGGCTGGATGTCTCATCTATCCGTCCCGAAATCCGCAAGACATTGAGGAACTCTCTTAAGCTCCGTCAGGTATCTGCCGGGGGCGAAGGCTCGTGCGAGATGGAGCTAAACGCCTCCTGCAACGTTAACTTCGACATGGGGCGTCTCGGTATCGAGTTCGTTGCCTCGCCCCGCCATGCCGATGGGGTGGTTATCACCGGACCTGTTTCGGCGAATATGGCCCAAGCCCTTCAGGTGTGCTTCGATGCTACGCCCGATCCTAAGGTGGTGGTGCTTGTTGGTTCCGATGCCATCAGCGGAGGACTCTTTGCTGGTAGCCCAGCCCTCGATCGCTCGTTCGTCGAGGCGAATCACATCGACCTGTACGTGCCTGGTAACCCTGCCCATCCGCTCACCTTTATCAACGGGCTGATGGATATGCTGGGGATTGAGGATAGGTAA